In a single window of the Olivibacter sp. SDN3 genome:
- a CDS encoding TonB-dependent receptor gives MKSTILILISATLILIHFNSAGLAQTKLEGVVKSLKGTPIPFASVRIKSFKGSAQTDSTGYFSISSVASDSVTLVISSVNYNTLTQSVTVTDTTPFLSFILQPKVQALNEVTVSAGIFAATDDAKGASLSPMEAVTVAGSFADISQALRALPGAQQIGEQEGLFVRGGTGDETKQFIDGTLNILPNYPSVPGITQYARINPFLFKGILFSSGGYSALYGQAMSSALILESVDLPDESSASLHVFPSSMGVGIQRLAKNERSSFGATLDYSNLKWYNKVIPQEPDYFNGPRYVLGDANFRIKIGKTGMLKFYTNWNKSNVGLYRPDIDSSSLRLGNEVNGYNWYNNLSFKSSLSDSWKLAVGASYNYSDIYRGNRLIDRTENAVYIDGEPFPDKHSDQRIHSHFFQPRLVLKHQFSSLISLSFGAEHFHTQDEGYIRDTSVAWNNQLTAAFAEFDMTLAKNLAVKAGGRLEHSTRLDQTAIAPRLSLAYRLNDGGQLNAAYGIFYQEPLSEFLYADAPLDFAKASHYILNYTKSANNRMLRIEAYYKRYQALVKQRPQLNSSGRGYARGMELFFRDKRTFKNLDYWVTYTFLNTKRDFMDYPHLIQPTFAAPHTATVAIKKFFTALSTNVNLSYSLAAGRPYYDIRSVETGYHTAIYDQGRTKPYNVMNIHIAYLTSFFKKWKRKDFSGIAFGVNNLLGTAQIFGYNYSFDGQNKEAITLPAPRTVFLGVFMSFGINRTDNFLDNL, from the coding sequence ATGAAAAGTACGATATTAATCCTTATTTCCGCAACGCTTATCTTAATCCACTTCAACTCCGCAGGTCTCGCACAAACCAAACTTGAAGGAGTTGTAAAAAGCTTAAAGGGCACGCCAATTCCTTTCGCTTCAGTGCGCATTAAAAGCTTCAAGGGGAGTGCACAGACCGATAGCACTGGATATTTTTCTATATCATCTGTCGCCAGCGATAGCGTTACCCTTGTCATTTCCTCTGTCAACTATAATACGCTAACGCAAAGCGTAACCGTAACTGATACGACCCCTTTTCTTTCCTTCATTCTTCAACCGAAAGTTCAGGCATTGAACGAAGTCACGGTCAGTGCGGGAATTTTTGCTGCCACTGACGACGCAAAGGGCGCTTCGCTGTCTCCTATGGAAGCAGTTACAGTAGCAGGCAGCTTTGCCGATATCAGCCAGGCATTACGGGCGCTTCCGGGCGCACAACAGATTGGTGAACAGGAAGGTCTGTTCGTGCGTGGAGGTACCGGAGATGAAACCAAACAATTCATTGATGGTACCCTGAACATCCTTCCAAATTATCCGTCGGTTCCCGGTATTACCCAATATGCCCGTATCAATCCTTTTTTATTTAAGGGGATTTTGTTTAGTTCGGGTGGATACTCCGCTCTATACGGACAGGCGATGAGCAGTGCGCTGATTCTGGAGAGCGTGGACTTACCGGATGAATCGTCGGCCAGCCTGCATGTGTTTCCTTCGAGCATGGGTGTAGGTATCCAGCGGCTGGCGAAAAACGAACGTAGTAGTTTTGGCGCGACACTGGATTACAGCAACCTGAAGTGGTATAATAAGGTCATTCCTCAAGAACCAGACTATTTCAATGGTCCCCGGTATGTTCTTGGCGACGCCAACTTTCGGATAAAAATAGGAAAAACCGGCATGCTTAAGTTCTATACGAATTGGAATAAAAGCAATGTGGGTCTATACCGGCCCGATATCGATAGCTCCTCGCTACGCCTCGGTAACGAAGTAAACGGCTATAATTGGTACAATAACCTGAGTTTTAAAAGTTCTCTTTCTGATAGCTGGAAATTAGCAGTGGGCGCATCTTATAACTATAGCGATATCTATCGTGGAAACCGCTTGATTGATCGAACAGAAAATGCAGTATACATAGACGGTGAACCGTTTCCAGACAAACATAGCGATCAACGGATACACTCCCATTTCTTCCAGCCAAGACTGGTATTGAAGCATCAATTCAGCAGTTTAATATCCTTGAGTTTCGGTGCAGAGCATTTTCATACACAAGATGAAGGGTATATTCGGGACACTTCCGTCGCTTGGAACAATCAGCTAACAGCTGCTTTTGCGGAGTTTGATATGACCTTAGCTAAGAACCTGGCCGTAAAGGCAGGTGGTCGACTGGAGCATAGCACACGCTTAGATCAAACGGCTATTGCACCAAGGCTCAGCTTAGCATACCGATTAAATGATGGTGGCCAGCTTAACGCTGCCTATGGTATTTTCTATCAAGAACCCTTATCCGAATTTTTGTATGCCGATGCGCCGCTGGACTTTGCCAAGGCAAGTCACTATATACTAAACTATACCAAATCGGCAAATAACCGGATGTTACGTATTGAGGCGTATTATAAGCGGTATCAGGCATTGGTTAAACAGCGGCCGCAGTTAAATAGTAGTGGACGAGGTTATGCTCGTGGTATGGAACTCTTCTTTCGAGACAAACGGACTTTCAAAAATCTCGACTATTGGGTTACATATACTTTCCTTAATACCAAAAGAGATTTTATGGATTATCCCCACTTAATTCAGCCCACATTTGCTGCTCCTCACACGGCTACTGTTGCGATTAAAAAGTTTTTCACCGCTTTGTCCACGAATGTGAACCTCTCGTATAGCCTTGCCGCTGGGCGACCTTATTATGATATCCGCTCTGTGGAAACCGGCTATCATACGGCGATATACGATCAGGGACGAACAAAACCCTATAATGTCATGAACATACATATCGCTTACCTCACGTCCTTTTTCAAAAAGTGGAAAAGAAAAGATTTCTCCGGCATTGCGTTCGGTGTAAACAACCTACTGGGAACAGCGCAGATATTTGGTTACAACTATAGTTTTGATGGACAAAATAAAGAAGCTATCACCCTCCCGGCACCCCGTACAGTATTTCTTGGCGTATTTATGAGTTTCGGTATCAATCGTACCGATAATTTTTTGGACAATTTATAA